From a region of the Prevotella melaninogenica genome:
- a CDS encoding succinate dehydrogenase/fumarate reductase iron-sulfur subunit, with the protein MARNISFTIKYWKQNGPQDQGHFDTHEMKNIPDDTSFLEMLDILNEELIAAGDEPFVFDHDCREGICGMCSLYINGTPHGKTERGATTCQLYMRRFNDGDVITVEPWRSAGFPVIKDCMVDRTAFDKIIQAGGYTSIRTGQAQDANAILISKDNADEAMDCATCIGCGACVAACKNGSAMLFVSSKVSQLALLPQGKPEAAKRAKAMVAKMDEVGFGNCTNTRACEAVCPKNEKIANIARLNREFIKAKFAD; encoded by the coding sequence ATGGCAAGAAATATATCATTCACAATTAAGTATTGGAAGCAGAATGGTCCACAGGATCAGGGTCATTTCGATACACATGAGATGAAGAATATCCCAGATGACACCTCATTCCTTGAGATGCTTGACATCCTTAATGAGGAGTTGATTGCTGCTGGTGATGAACCATTCGTCTTCGATCACGACTGCCGCGAAGGTATCTGCGGTATGTGTTCACTCTATATCAACGGTACTCCACACGGTAAGACTGAGCGCGGTGCAACAACCTGTCAGCTTTATATGCGTCGTTTCAACGATGGTGATGTTATCACTGTTGAGCCATGGCGTTCAGCTGGTTTCCCAGTTATCAAGGACTGTATGGTAGACCGTACAGCATTCGATAAGATTATTCAGGCTGGTGGCTACACATCAATCCGTACTGGTCAGGCACAGGATGCTAACGCTATTCTTATCTCTAAGGACAATGCTGATGAGGCTATGGACTGTGCAACATGTATCGGTTGTGGTGCTTGTGTTGCTGCATGTAAGAATGGTTCTGCTATGCTCTTCGTTTCATCTAAGGTTAGCCAGTTAGCTCTCTTGCCACAGGGTAAGCCTGAGGCTGCTAAGCGTGCTAAGGCAATGGTTGCTAAGATGGATGAGGTTGGCTTCGGTAACTGTACTAACACACGTGCTTGCGAGGCTGTTTGTCCTAAGAACGAGAAGATTGCTAACATCGCTCGTTTGAACCGTGAGTTTATCAAGGCAAAGTTTGCTGATTAA